Genomic window (Mycoplasma sp. NEAQ87857):
TCAACTTCATCAATTGAACCATTATTGATAGCGTTTTCATATCAATGAGAATACACTGTAATAATAACATTAGAAATATATTCTGGTAAATCAGCTTCATGAATTTTATTGATTTCATTTAAATGAAATTCAAATCCTACTAAATTACCTATGTTTTGGTTTAAAAAATCTACTAATGCTTCATAGTTATAAACTTTATTATGTAAGTAATATTCACCACTACGAACTATAGATCTAGCAGAAGATGAGATCATTCTTTGAACAATATAATCAACATTAGTACTTTCAAGAATTAAGTCTCTTTGTGAATAAATTAAGTCTCTTTGTTGTCTAATAACATCATCATAATTTAAAACTGATTTACGAGAATCATAGTTAAATCCTTCAATTTTCTTTTGAGCTTGATTAAAGAAGAATCTTAATTGTTTATTGGTGATTTCTTTACCTTTATCTGCAGCATACATTTGTTTATTGGCTTCATAATTTGAAAATCTTTGCATTAATTGATCATCAATTGAAACAAAAAACTTACTGGTTCCAACATCACCTTGTCTTCCACTACGACCACGTAATTGGTTATCGATTCTTCTAGATTCAGCTTTATCAGTTCCTAAAACATATAATCCACCAAGTTTAATTGCTTCTTCACTAGGTTTGATATCTGTTCCTCTTCCGGCCATATTAGTAGCTATAGTAACAGCTTTAACTTGTCCTGCTTGAGAAATAATTTCAGCTTCTGAAGCATTTTGTTTAGCATTTAAAACAGTATGAGGGATACCTCTGTTTAATAAAATACGGTGAATAATTTCTGAATCTTCAATTTGAGCAGTTCCTACAAGTACTGGTTGTCCTTTTTGATATAATTCTGCAATTTTATCAGCAACTGCATTTCATTTATCTTCATAAGTAGGAAATACTGAATCAGGTTCATCAACTCTAACTACAGGTTTATTTGTGGGAACAACATTAACTCTCATATTGTAAATGTCAATAAATTCTTGCTCTTCAGTTTTACCAGTTCCAGTCATTCCACAAAGCTTTTTAAACATTCTAAAAAAGTTTTGATATGTAATGGTTGCTAAGGTTTTAGTTTCAGGTTCTACTTCTACCATTTCTTTAGCTTGGATAGCTTGTTGAAGTCCTTCTGAGTAACTTCTTCCATCCATAATACGACCAGTAAAAGCATCAACTAATTCGATTTTTCCTTCTCTAACAATGTATTCAACATCAATTTTCATTACTTTATGAGCTCTTAAAGCATTTTGAATTAAATGTACTGTTTCAGAGTTTTCAATATCATATAAACTATTAAATTTATAAAAATGATTAGCTTTAGCTATCCCTGCATGAGTTAAAGTAATTGCTTTAGATTCATCATCAATTAAATAATCTTCAGGTCCTAAAGTTCTAACAAATTGATCTGCAGCAAAATAACTTGAAACATCTTCTTGTTCTCCACCAGAAATAATTAAAGGGGTTTTAGCTTCATCGATTAAAATTGAATCTACTTCATCAATTAAACAAAATTGTAATCCTCTTTGAACTTTTTCACTAGGATTTTGCACCATATTATCTCTTAAGTAATCAAAACCTAGCTCTGAATGAACAGAATAAGTAATATCTGCAGCATAAGCTAAACGTTTATTATATGGATCCATTTGTGCTTTATTAACTCCAACAGTTAAACCTAAAAAGTTAAATACTTGACCCATTTCTTCAGCATCACGCTCAGATAAATATTCATTAACTGTTGAAACAATAGCACCTTTACCTAAAAGTGCATTTAAATAAACAGGGGCAATTGATGTAATGGTTTTACCTTCACCAGTTTTCATTTCTGCAACTGATCCAAGATCTAATAATAAACCACCAAGCATTTGAACATCATAAGGTCTTTTACCTAAAACTCTTTTAGTAGCTTCTCTAGCAACAGCAAAAACATCTTCACGAATTTGCTCTAAGGTATGCCCTTGAGCAATTAATTCTTTAAAATATGTAGTACTATCTTTCAATTGTTGATCACTAAACTTTGAAACAATTTTCTCTAATTTATTAATTTTTTTTAAAGCTTTTTCAGCTACACGCATTTCGGTTGATTTGAAATTCATTAATTTTCTTAATTTATTCATATTAATCTCTATTATACTTTTTTATAGTGATTTAAGTATTAAAAAAATAGGAGATTGTACTCCTATTTTTAAAAAAATAAAATTATTTTCTTTTCTTTTTTAAATTAATTGCAAAATTTAAAATTAAGACAACACTAGTTCATACTAAAATGTAAATTAATACTTGTCATTCTTGAGTTAATGATTGACCAAATAAAGTAATTCCATTAGATACAGGAGTTTGTTTAAATAGCGAAATATCATTAATAATAATTAATTTAGATAAATTACCAACTTGAGTTGAAGGTAAAATGCTTAAGATTTGTCTTATAGCATTTGGCATTATACTTAACGGGATAAATGCACCAATTAAAAATCCTGCAATTGCAGATAATCCAGCACTAAATGCACTAAATGCACCACTAGATTTAATGAAGCTTAAAATAAAGGTAAAAATAGCAGAATTTAAAATACATCCAATAATTAAACTTAAAATAAGAAGCATAATGTCTTTAAAGCTTAAGATAAATGTTTTATCAATAGCCATTCAAATTAGTCCAATACCAAAAATTAATAAACAAATAACAATGTTAATAATAATGTTAAAAATTAGATAACTAACTCTAATAATTGAGGTTTTAATAGGTGTGATAAATAAATCATTTAACACTTTATTTTCTGCATCACTAACCATAACTGAACATAAAGAAATTGAGTTAGTTAAAGTAGTTACAGTTACTAATCCTGTAATTAAAAATAAATCAGCATATTTATTTTGAATAATTGCTTGAGAATCATTTATTGCTTTTTTAATAGCTCCATCATTAAATTGTTGATAAATTTGTTTAATAGTAAATTCATTTGGTTCTACAGCTAATATTTCTCTATATTTGAAATATAAAACGCTAAAAATATTATGATCGCTAGCAGCTATTTTAAAAGCAGGATGATCATTTAAAAAAGTATTTAATTCTTGGTTATTTTGAAAAATTGGTGGTATTTCTAAGTTATTTGTATCAATAATGTTTTTATATAGCTCAGGATGTTTAAAAATAATATTGAAAAATTGATATTTATTTTCATTGAATCAAACTTGATTTTTTGCTAAAACTTGATCAATTATTTCATTAGTAATATTATTTTTTGTAAAAAATAATGGAGTTAATTGTTCTTTATAAAGGTTTTTAGCAAATAATAAAAACATTAAAAGGACAATAATAGGAGACATAAAGGTAAAAAAGATACGCTTTTTGTCTCTTAAGAAAATCTTAAGATTTCTTTGGAATAAATAATTTAATTGAATCATTATTTTCTTGCTCCTTTAGTAACGTTTAAAAATACTTGATCCATAGTTCCTTTAATAAACTCAAAATCATCATATTTATGATTAATTTCTCTAAAGAAATCTAATGCTTGTTGATAACCAATAAACTCAATTAAATAAAATCCTTCAGTATATTGAAATTCTCCATTAAATTCTAATGTTTTTTGTTCAATGAATTCATCCTTGGGTGCATAAATTTTAACTGTAGTAGTAGCAAATTTTCTTTTTAACTCTGAAGGAGTACCTTCTTGGAGTTTAACTCCTTTTTGGATAATAATAGCATATTCACAATTGTTAGCTTCTTCCATATAGTGAGTTGTTAGAATAATGGTTAATTTACGCTCTTTTTGAATTTTATATAAGATATCTCAAACTAATTTTCTAGATCCGGGGTCTAATCCTGTAGTAGGTTCATCTAGGAATAAAATTGATGGTTTATGAACTAAAGCTCTAGCGATATCAACTCTACGTCTTTGACCACCACTAAGCTTTCCATAAGCACGATTAGCAATTTCTTCTAATTGAAACTCTTTAATAATTGCTTCAACAATGTCTTTAATTTTTTGACCTTTAAAGTTTTCTTGGTACATTGATGCACGAATCATTAAGTTTTCTTTCACAGTTAGTGAATGATCTAACAATGATTCTTGAAATACTATTCCAATTTGACTTCGAATTAATTTAGTATTATTTTCAGCATTTTCACCATTGATTCAAATAGTTCCACTATCTTTAGATAATAAACCTAAAACAATATTTAAAGTAGTAGATTTACCTGCACCATTTAAACCTAAAAAACCAAATAATTGACCTTTATAAACTTTAAAACTTAAATTATTTAAAGCTTGATTATCTTTGAAACTTTTAGATAAATCTTTAATTTCTACAGCTAATTCGTTATTTAATGTATTTTTCATCAAAAACCCCTATAAATGGTAGGTTTCTTAATTCCTCTTTATAATCTAAACCAAATCCTACTAAAAATTCATCTGGTACTAAAAAACCATATTTATCAGGTTGTAAATCAACTTTACGGTTAAAAGGTTTGTCCATTAAACTTAAAATTCTAAAGCTTTTTGGTTTTCTACTTAGTAACATATCTTTAATTTTAGATAAGGTTATACCACTATCAATAATGTCTTCAATAATTAAAACATCTTTATTTTCAATATCTTGAGCCATATCCATAATAATTTTTACACTACCACTAGTTGCATGGCTTCCTGCATAACTACTTGCAGTAATAAAATCTAATGAGTGATCTACTTCTACATCTTTAATTAATTGAGCTAAAAAAGGAATTGAACCTTTTAATAAACCTACAAGTATTAATCCTTCTGAATCTTTGTAAGTTTCATTAACTCAATTAGCACATTCTTTGATTTTTTCTTCAATGAACTTTTGATCAAATAATATTTTTTTTACTTTTTTGTGTTCTGTCATAATTACCTCGTTTTTTTGTATTGTTCAATTTTTTCTAAAGCTATATTAAATACTTCTTGTTCAGTTAAATTATTGGTATCAATAATTTCATATTTTATACCATATTTATTAGCTAAGTCAATAAATAATTTTTTATAAACTTTGAGTAATTTTGCAAAATATTGTTTATTGTTTTCTCATCCTTGAATTTCAACTTCTCTACCACGCTTGAATAAACGCTGTTGAAAATGTTCAAAATCTACATCCAAAAAGATTGCATACTCAGGAATATCATCTTTAGTAATCAAAGTATCATATAACAATTTATATGCTTGAAAAATTCTTGGATCACATTTTTCTAAATTAACTGCAGCAAAAATATAGTGTTCTGCAGCATAACGATCAATAAAAATAAAATCTTGATCGTGATTCATATTTCTTTTAATAAATTTCTTTTTAATTTGATTAACTATTGATAAATGATATTCAAGGATATATGTTTCAAAAGTTAAATCAAAGTTTGGTTTTCGTTCATAAAGTCATCTTAACATTGTGTTAAAGACTTCATCTTCTTTAGCAAATTCTTGTAATAAAAGTGCATTCTTATTGTAGTGTTTTGTAAGTTTTTTAGATAAAACACTTTTGCCACTACTAATCATCCCTGAAATTCCAATTAACATAATATATCCTTAATTTTGTTTTGAAGCTTTATATTGTTCAATTTTTTCTAAAGCAATTTTAAATACTTCTTGTTCAGTTAAATTATTTGTATCTATTACTTCATATTTAAATTGGTATTTATTAGCAATTTTAATAAACACATCTTTATAAACACTTAGAAGTTTTTTAAAGTATTTTTTATTTGCTTCTCATCCTTGAATTTCAACTTCTCTACCACGCTTGAATAAACGCTGTTGAAAATGTTCAAAATCTACATCTAAAAAGATCGCATACTCAGGAATATCATCCTTAGTTACTAATTTATCAAATAATAAATCATATGCTTCTTTAATTTTTTGATCACAATGATCTAAATTAACTGAAGCAAAAATATAGTGCTCAGCAGCAAAACGATCTAAAAATAAAAAATCAGATTGTTCATTTAAGCCTTTTTTAATAAATTTATTTCTAATTTGCTCAACAAGAGCTAAATGGTATTCTAAAATGTATGTTTGAAAAGTAATGTCAAAGTTAGGTTTTCTTTCATAAAGTCATCTTAACATTGTATTAAACACTTCATCTTCTTTTGAAAATTCTTGTAATAATAAAGCGTTTTTTCCATAGTGTTTAATTAGTTTTTTTGATAATTCACTTTTACCACTACTAATCATTCCTGATATTCCAATAAGCATATTTCTCCTTTAAATTGTTTTAAAAAAATATTAAAAACATAATTAAATTATGCTTTTAATATTTTGGATTTATTTTTGAAATTGCAAGATAGCTTCTTTTGCAACTTCAAATACTTGATCTTCATTAAGATCATTTGTATCTATAACTATATAGTTAATATTAGCATTTTTTAGCAAGTCTAAAAAGTGTTTTTTATAATTATCAAATAATAGTCTGAAATATGGTTCATTTAAGTTTCAGTTTTCTACTTCTGAATCTCTTTGACGATTGAAAATTCTTTGTTTAAAAGTATCAAATGATACATCTAAATAAATAATTAATTCTGGTAAGTGTCTAGGTTCTACCATTATTTTACTCATTGCTTTGTAAGCTTCAAAAGAACGCTTAGGAAACTTTTGAAACATAAAATCAGTTAACGCAAAAATTCCATGTTCTAAACTAAAACGATCTAAAAATATATATTTATTTTTTTCTTGGTCAAATTGATTTAACAATTTATCCAAGCAGTTTAAATGGTTTTCCAAAATATAAGCTTCAAAACTAAAGTTGATGCTTGAATTACCTTGATTTTTAAATTTTATATCTAATAAAGTATGAAAAACTCCATCTTTATCTTCGTCAAATTCCTTTAATAATAATGAATTTTTAAAATGATTAAATAATTTATTTGATAAGGTGCTTTTTCCACTACTTACCATTCCTGATATTCCAATTAACATTGTACTCCTTCTAATTTATTAATTTAAAAAAGTCGATTTTTCGACTTTTTTATGATTCTTTAACACTAAGTATTTCGATTGAGAATTTTTTAGGTGCTTCAACCTCGATAATATCACCTACTTCATGACCTAACATCGCTACTGCTAATGGGCTTTTGTTTGACACTTTTCCTTCAAATGGATTAGAGTCATGAGTACCCATAATTTTTACAGTAGTAGTTACTTTAGTTTCAACATTGATAAATGTAACCACACTACCAATACCAACTGCATCATGAGATCCTTGTTCAATAATAATTGCTTGATCAATAATTTTTTCAAGCTCACTAATACGACCTTCAACTACAGATTGTTTATCTCTAGCTGCATCGTATTCAGCGTTTTCTGAAAGGTCCCCTTGTGCTCTAGCTTCTTTTAAAGCTGCTTGCACAGCAGGACGTTCAACATTTACTAAATGTTCGTATTCTAATTTATATTTATCATAAGTATCTTTTGATAAATAAATAAAATCTCTTTCTTCTTGTTTTGCCATAATACTCCTTATTTGTTGTTTTGATTATTAGCAACTTCTGTTTTTGTGCGTTTAGCAATAAATAAGAATTTAGTTCCAAAATAATTAAATTCATAATCTAAATTAGCTGCTTGTAAATTCATTGCTAAAGCATTAAAATCTTTTTTATGCTTTTTATCATATTTAATGATCATCATTCCATTGTTAATTAACTTTGGAAAGTATTTATCATAAATTTCACTTGGTAGCATATTGCAACTATATGCTATTACTAGATCTAACTCTTGATCTTGGTAAGCTTTAACCACATTAGAAAATTCAGAAGCAAATTCTAATTGTATTTTACTAAAAGTTTGATAATCTAAATCATTAATATCGTAAAAAATTGGATTTTTTGTTTTAGATGAAATGCTAGCAAAAGAAAATAAATGATCTTTTGCTAAAACTAAAACATTTTGATAATTATTTCGATAAACAGTGTTAATCGCACCTTCGATATCATATAAATTATCTTTAGCTTTAAGATAATCTTGAATTTCTAATGGTAAAACACCTACATCATTTCGAATGTTTTCAATTTGTATCATTGCTTCTTTTTGAGCTTGGAGGTTCATTTTCTTTCTAAGTTTTTTACTTCAAATAACTACTCCAATATAAAATGATATTGCTATAACAAATACAACTATAGCAGAGACAATTAATCAGGTTCTAGTGGTTGAACTTAATGCACTTGCTTTTTGAGCTTCTGCATAAATATTAATAATAAATTGTTCCATTAATTTCACCTATTTTTATAGTATTCTAAATATTCTTGAAGAATAATTAAAGCAGCTAATTTATCCTTATGTTGTTTTCGTTTTTTTCTAGTTAAACCAGCATCAATCATTACTTGATGAGCTTTTTTACTAGTAAATTGTTCATTTACTAGTAAAACCGGAAGATTAAAGTTTGCTTCAAGCATTAGTTTAAAATCTTCAACCATCACAGTACGCTCACTTTTAGTACCGTTAACTCTAACTGGATGACCTAAAACTATTCCATCAATTTTATTAGGGTATTGATCTAAATAAAATTTAACTCTTTTAATTACTGCATCAAAATCATTTTCTTCAATTCTATAGTTTTCTAAAGCACTAGCAATGATTTCGCTTTCATCAGTAATTGCAAAACCACAAGTTTTGGTACCTAAATCTAAACCTAATTTTCGCATAAGATTTGGTTAATAACAGCTTTAATATCACTAGGTTTTTGATTTAATTTACCCATTGATAAAATAGCATTTCCTCCACCTTTACCATTAAACTCTTTAAATAATTTTTGAGCAATTTCATTTGAATTATATTGCTTAGAAGCAACCACCATCATTGGATTTTCATTATTACTTAAAGCAATAATTAATCAATCATTGTGCATTTCTCTTAAAGTAGAGGCAACAACTTTAATATGTTTTGGATCTAAATCTTGATTGATATAAACTTTAACATTGTTAATTTCTTGAGCTTTTGCAGCTTCATAATCAAACTCGAAATTATTGTTGATATTTTTATTGATTTGTTTATTATCGTTTTTAACTTGTACAATAGCTTCTTTTAAATAATCAATTGCTTGTTCATAATCGCTAGGAATATTAAGATCGAAATTATATTTAGGATCTAATTTTTCATTTTTAGCAATATCTTTATTAATTTCAGTAATTAAATTATTAACTTCATTTTCTAAGTATTCATCAACTAAAGCATTAGAAGAAATAGCTTTAATTCTATAAACTCCTGCAGCTTTTTTCTCAACATTAACGATTTTAAAGTTTTCTAATTTAGCGGTATTGCTTAAGTGAGTACCCCCACATAAATCTGCAGTAATTCCATCAAAATGAACAATTCTT
Coding sequences:
- the secA gene encoding preprotein translocase subunit SecA, whose translation is MNKLRKLMNFKSTEMRVAEKALKKINKLEKIVSKFSDQQLKDSTTYFKELIAQGHTLEQIREDVFAVAREATKRVLGKRPYDVQMLGGLLLDLGSVAEMKTGEGKTITSIAPVYLNALLGKGAIVSTVNEYLSERDAEEMGQVFNFLGLTVGVNKAQMDPYNKRLAYAADITYSVHSELGFDYLRDNMVQNPSEKVQRGLQFCLIDEVDSILIDEAKTPLIISGGEQEDVSSYFAADQFVRTLGPEDYLIDDESKAITLTHAGIAKANHFYKFNSLYDIENSETVHLIQNALRAHKVMKIDVEYIVREGKIELVDAFTGRIMDGRSYSEGLQQAIQAKEMVEVEPETKTLATITYQNFFRMFKKLCGMTGTGKTEEQEFIDIYNMRVNVVPTNKPVVRVDEPDSVFPTYEDKWNAVADKIAELYQKGQPVLVGTAQIEDSEIIHRILLNRGIPHTVLNAKQNASEAEIISQAGQVKAVTIATNMAGRGTDIKPSEEAIKLGGLYVLGTDKAESRRIDNQLRGRSGRQGDVGTSKFFVSIDDQLMQRFSNYEANKQMYAADKGKEITNKQLRFFFNQAQKKIEGFNYDSRKSVLNYDDVIRQQRDLIYSQRDLILESTNVDYIVQRMISSSARSIVRSGEYYLHNKVYNYEALVDFLNQNIGNLVGFEFHLNEINKIHEADLPEYISNVIITVYSHWYENAINNGSIDEVEILQKRVILQTLDEKWQKHINKMDKLRSNVNLVQYSQKNPYQIYTDEGTKMFERMLDSIAYGVMLRIFSNRMGKKSLITKEIRADQLFNQILSSYQFDPTLPLEEQEQSLLDLYNSIKRRMNEIEQETQAELDNNSNAEAQIEETLNNTITNEAVEELPLNNESNNDAIYNDQIDQQIIENQEHKENSTNDTELLWDESQELHTYTPLDQVTSMFNRIIQSVIQPTPVENQATSETTQPIEEVTNKQTNAPAENTQTIIDEAKEINETVENEVSSETTQPIEEVTNKQTNAPVENTQTANETKEINEILENEASITEDNNVDNQVLDVVESTEIIEKPVAKKRGRPKKSITKEQDLKQEEAKTEEVVKEDKQKEVIIEPQEPIKAVAKKRGRPKKQETTNETKVVESTTEVIEEQNDQEKVVVLTSKKRGRPKKKLEVEAQEKAVEIKDNTTIEKEALKEEKQKEVVAESQEPIKPAPKKRGRPKKQVTNDLVVESTPKNKTTKKSSSKTSKDKKVEEIKEDNHTLSAPKKRGRPKKKLDI
- a CDS encoding ABC transporter permease produces the protein MIQLNYLFQRNLKIFLRDKKRIFFTFMSPIIVLLMFLLFAKNLYKEQLTPLFFTKNNITNEIIDQVLAKNQVWFNENKYQFFNIIFKHPELYKNIIDTNNLEIPPIFQNNQELNTFLNDHPAFKIAASDHNIFSVLYFKYREILAVEPNEFTIKQIYQQFNDGAIKKAINDSQAIIQNKYADLFLITGLVTVTTLTNSISLCSVMVSDAENKVLNDLFITPIKTSIIRVSYLIFNIIINIVICLLIFGIGLIWMAIDKTFILSFKDIMLLILSLIIGCILNSAIFTFILSFIKSSGAFSAFSAGLSAIAGFLIGAFIPLSIMPNAIRQILSILPSTQVGNLSKLIIINDISLFKQTPVSNGITLFGQSLTQEWQVLIYILVWTSVVLILNFAINLKKKRK
- a CDS encoding ABC transporter ATP-binding protein — protein: MKNTLNNELAVEIKDLSKSFKDNQALNNLSFKVYKGQLFGFLGLNGAGKSTTLNIVLGLLSKDSGTIWINGENAENNTKLIRSQIGIVFQESLLDHSLTVKENLMIRASMYQENFKGQKIKDIVEAIIKEFQLEEIANRAYGKLSGGQRRRVDIARALVHKPSILFLDEPTTGLDPGSRKLVWDILYKIQKERKLTIILTTHYMEEANNCEYAIIIQKGVKLQEGTPSELKRKFATTTVKIYAPKDEFIEQKTLEFNGEFQYTEGFYLIEFIGYQQALDFFREINHKYDDFEFIKGTMDQVFLNVTKGARK
- the hpt gene encoding hypoxanthine phosphoribosyltransferase, which encodes MTEHKKVKKILFDQKFIEEKIKECANWVNETYKDSEGLILVGLLKGSIPFLAQLIKDVEVDHSLDFITASSYAGSHATSGSVKIIMDMAQDIENKDVLIIEDIIDSGITLSKIKDMLLSRKPKSFRILSLMDKPFNRKVDLQPDKYGFLVPDEFLVGFGLDYKEELRNLPFIGVFDEKYIK
- a CDS encoding deoxynucleoside kinase, translated to MLIGISGMISSGKSVLSKKLTKHYNKNALLLQEFAKEDEVFNTMLRWLYERKPNFDLTFETYILEYHLSIVNQIKKKFIKRNMNHDQDFIFIDRYAAEHYIFAAVNLEKCDPRIFQAYKLLYDTLITKDDIPEYAIFLDVDFEHFQQRLFKRGREVEIQGWENNKQYFAKLLKVYKKLFIDLANKYGIKYEIIDTNNLTEQEVFNIALEKIEQYKKTR
- a CDS encoding deoxynucleoside kinase, which gives rise to MLIGISGMISSGKSELSKKLIKHYGKNALLLQEFSKEDEVFNTMLRWLYERKPNFDITFQTYILEYHLALVEQIRNKFIKKGLNEQSDFLFLDRFAAEHYIFASVNLDHCDQKIKEAYDLLFDKLVTKDDIPEYAIFLDVDFEHFQQRLFKRGREVEIQGWEANKKYFKKLLSVYKDVFIKIANKYQFKYEVIDTNNLTEQEVFKIALEKIEQYKASKQN
- a CDS encoding deoxynucleoside kinase; protein product: MLIGISGMVSSGKSTLSNKLFNHFKNSLLLKEFDEDKDGVFHTLLDIKFKNQGNSSINFSFEAYILENHLNCLDKLLNQFDQEKNKYIFLDRFSLEHGIFALTDFMFQKFPKRSFEAYKAMSKIMVEPRHLPELIIYLDVSFDTFKQRIFNRQRDSEVENWNLNEPYFRLLFDNYKKHFLDLLKNANINYIVIDTNDLNEDQVFEVAKEAILQFQK
- the greA gene encoding transcription elongation factor GreA → MAKQEERDFIYLSKDTYDKYKLEYEHLVNVERPAVQAALKEARAQGDLSENAEYDAARDKQSVVEGRISELEKIIDQAIIIEQGSHDAVGIGSVVTFINVETKVTTTVKIMGTHDSNPFEGKVSNKSPLAVAMLGHEVGDIIEVEAPKKFSIEILSVKES
- a CDS encoding BC85_0335 family putative methyltransferase yields the protein MEQFIINIYAEAQKASALSSTTRTWLIVSAIVVFVIAISFYIGVVIWSKKLRKKMNLQAQKEAMIQIENIRNDVGVLPLEIQDYLKAKDNLYDIEGAINTVYRNNYQNVLVLAKDHLFSFASISSKTKNPIFYDINDLDYQTFSKIQLEFASEFSNVVKAYQDQELDLVIAYSCNMLPSEIYDKYFPKLINNGMMIIKYDKKHKKDFNALAMNLQAANLDYEFNYFGTKFLFIAKRTKTEVANNQNNK
- the ruvX gene encoding Holliday junction resolvase RuvX; protein product: MRKLGLDLGTKTCGFAITDESEIIASALENYRIEENDFDAVIKRVKFYLDQYPNKIDGIVLGHPVRVNGTKSERTVMVEDFKLMLEANFNLPVLLVNEQFTSKKAHQVMIDAGLTRKKRKQHKDKLAALIILQEYLEYYKNRWN